Proteins from one Arthrobacter sp. DNA4 genomic window:
- a CDS encoding 3-isopropylmalate dehydrogenase: MSASSIDLAVIPGDGIGPEVIAEAIKVLEKAVAAEGVELKPTHYELGAEHWLATGETLPDAVLADLKTRDAILFGAVGAAPGDTRIPSGIIERELLLKLRFSLDHYVNLRPSRLYGTVGSPLANPGTIDFIVVREGTEGPYVGNGGTLRAGTPHEVATEVSLNTAHGVERVVRDAFRRASLRERKHVTLVHKHNVLVFAGHLWKRTVEAVAKEFPGVTHDYLHVDAATIFMVTDPSRFDVIVTDNLFGDILTDLAAAVTGGIGLAASGNINMDRTAPSMFEPVHGSAPDIAGQGKADPTAAILSAALLLDHLGYTDAARRIEAAVVADVEKRDGTARSTSAVGDAITAGL; the protein is encoded by the coding sequence ATGAGCGCATCCTCCATCGATCTTGCAGTTATTCCCGGCGACGGCATCGGCCCCGAGGTCATTGCCGAGGCCATCAAAGTCCTGGAAAAGGCTGTGGCGGCGGAGGGCGTGGAGCTCAAGCCGACCCACTATGAGCTCGGCGCCGAGCACTGGCTGGCCACGGGGGAGACCTTGCCGGATGCAGTCCTCGCCGACCTGAAGACCCGCGATGCCATCCTCTTCGGCGCTGTGGGTGCCGCCCCCGGCGATACCCGCATCCCGTCCGGCATCATCGAGCGTGAGCTGCTGCTCAAGCTGCGCTTCAGCCTGGACCACTACGTCAACCTGCGGCCGTCACGGCTCTACGGAACCGTCGGCAGCCCCTTGGCCAACCCCGGCACCATCGACTTCATCGTGGTGCGCGAAGGAACCGAGGGTCCGTACGTGGGCAACGGCGGCACGCTGCGGGCGGGAACTCCGCACGAGGTAGCCACCGAAGTGTCCCTGAACACCGCCCACGGAGTGGAGCGCGTAGTCCGCGACGCATTCCGCCGCGCCAGCCTGCGGGAGCGCAAGCACGTCACCCTGGTGCACAAGCACAACGTCCTGGTCTTCGCCGGGCACCTGTGGAAGCGCACCGTCGAAGCCGTGGCCAAGGAATTCCCCGGGGTCACCCATGACTACCTGCACGTGGACGCGGCCACCATCTTCATGGTCACCGACCCGTCCCGCTTCGACGTCATCGTCACCGACAACCTCTTCGGCGACATCCTCACCGACCTCGCCGCGGCCGTCACCGGCGGCATCGGCCTGGCAGCCTCCGGCAACATCAACATGGACCGCACCGCGCCGTCCATGTTCGAACCGGTCCATGGGTCCGCGCCGGACATCGCCGGCCAGGGCAAGGCTGACCCCACCGCGGCCATCCTCTCCGCCGCGCTCCTGCTGGACCACCTCGGCTACACCGACGCTGCCCGCAGGATCGAAGCGGCCGTCGTCGCCGACGTCGAAAAGCGCGACGGTACCGCACGCAGCACCAGCGCCGTGGGCGACGCCATCACTGCCGGCCTGTAG
- the gltX gene encoding glutamate--tRNA ligase: MSIASSSPAASIPPVTAETPVRVRFCPSPTGTPHVGLIRTALFNWAYARHTKGTLVFRIEDTDAARDSEESYHQLLDALKWLGIDWDEGVEVGGPHEPYRQSQRGDIYQDVIKRLQEGGFIYESFSTPEEIEARHRAAGRDPKLGYDGFDRHLTDEQLAQYRAEGRQAVLRLRMPDEDITFTDLVRGDITFKAGSVPDFAVVRANGAPLYTLVNPVDDALMGITHVLRGEDLLSSTPRQVALYRALYAIGVAEYMPEFGHLPYVMGQGNKKLSKRDPESSLFLHRERGFIPEGLLNYLSLLGWSLSADEDIFTVEQLVEHFDIHDVLGNPARFDLKKAEAINGTHVRMLEPKVFRDRVAHYLREAGLVGEILTDREEEILTEAAPLIQERITLLGEAPEMLAFLFKADDAVDVADDARKGLPANLPEVLDAAIAALEPVADWTAENIQAALKQALVEDMGIKPRLAFGPVRTAVSGRRVSPPLFESIVILGKESSLRRLQAFRG; encoded by the coding sequence ATGAGTATCGCTTCTTCGTCACCTGCCGCCTCCATTCCCCCCGTCACCGCGGAAACGCCCGTGCGGGTCCGTTTCTGCCCCTCGCCCACGGGCACCCCGCACGTGGGACTGATCCGGACGGCCCTGTTCAACTGGGCCTACGCGCGCCACACCAAGGGCACGCTGGTCTTCCGGATCGAGGACACGGATGCGGCTCGCGACAGCGAGGAAAGCTACCACCAGCTGCTGGATGCGCTGAAGTGGCTCGGCATCGACTGGGACGAGGGCGTGGAAGTGGGCGGCCCGCACGAGCCGTACCGGCAGTCCCAGCGCGGCGACATCTACCAGGACGTCATCAAGCGGCTGCAGGAGGGCGGATTCATCTATGAGTCCTTCTCCACCCCGGAAGAGATCGAGGCACGCCACCGCGCCGCAGGCCGCGACCCGAAGCTCGGTTACGACGGCTTTGACCGGCACCTGACCGACGAGCAGCTGGCACAGTACCGGGCCGAAGGCCGGCAGGCTGTGCTCCGCCTGCGGATGCCGGACGAGGACATCACGTTCACCGACCTCGTCCGGGGCGACATCACCTTCAAGGCCGGGTCGGTTCCCGACTTCGCCGTGGTGCGGGCCAACGGTGCGCCGCTGTACACCCTGGTCAACCCCGTGGATGACGCACTGATGGGCATCACGCACGTGCTGCGCGGGGAGGACCTGCTCAGCTCAACGCCCCGGCAGGTCGCCCTGTACCGGGCCCTGTATGCCATCGGTGTTGCCGAGTACATGCCGGAGTTCGGACACCTGCCCTACGTCATGGGCCAGGGAAACAAGAAGCTGTCCAAGCGGGACCCCGAGTCCAGCCTCTTCCTGCACCGCGAGCGGGGCTTCATCCCGGAAGGGCTGCTCAATTACCTGTCACTGCTGGGCTGGTCCCTCAGCGCGGACGAGGACATCTTCACGGTAGAGCAGCTCGTGGAGCACTTCGACATCCATGACGTCCTGGGCAACCCCGCGCGCTTCGACCTGAAGAAGGCCGAGGCCATCAACGGCACCCACGTCCGGATGCTCGAACCGAAGGTCTTCCGCGACCGGGTGGCGCACTACCTGCGCGAGGCCGGCCTGGTGGGGGAGATCCTGACCGACCGTGAGGAGGAGATCCTCACCGAAGCGGCACCCTTGATCCAGGAGCGCATCACGCTGCTGGGTGAAGCGCCCGAGATGCTGGCATTCCTGTTCAAGGCAGACGACGCCGTCGACGTTGCCGATGACGCCCGCAAGGGCCTCCCCGCCAACCTTCCCGAGGTCCTGGACGCCGCCATCGCCGCCCTGGAGCCGGTGGCGGACTGGACGGCGGAGAACATCCAGGCTGCACTCAAGCAGGCCCTGGTGGAAGACATGGGCATCAAGCCGCGGCTCGCCTTCGGTCCGGTCCGCACGGCGGTTTCCGGCCGCCGCGTGTCGCCGCCCCTGTTCGAGTCCATTGTGATCCTGGGCAAGGAGTCGTCCCTGCGCCGGCTCCAAGCTTTCCGCGGCTGA
- a CDS encoding branched-chain amino acid aminotransferase, which translates to MTQTAHGVEFTRQPSENPKSAEERAAILANPGFGNYFTDHTAIVDYSVDADGNGGWHDARIEPYGPIVLDPSAAVFHYGQEIFEGLKAYRHADGSVWTFRPEANAARLNKSARRLALPELTAEYFLGAIRELVAVDKEWVPSGDGEALYLRPFMIATEAFLGVRAAREVSFRVIASPAGNYFGGELKPVSIWISRHYARAGRGGTGDAKCGGNYAASLIAQQEAEANGCKQVLFLDQANDNAVEELGGMNVFFVMKDGSLATPALTGTILEGVTRMSVIQVAKDMGREVAERKITLDEWRDGVASGEITEVFACGTAAVITPIGVLKDDTEFIGSEDAKAGEVTMAIREKLLGIQTGAEPDTHGWLTRLA; encoded by the coding sequence ATGACTCAGACCGCCCATGGCGTCGAATTCACCCGGCAGCCCTCGGAGAACCCGAAGTCCGCCGAAGAGCGTGCAGCCATCCTGGCAAACCCGGGATTCGGCAACTACTTCACCGACCACACCGCCATCGTCGACTACAGCGTGGACGCGGACGGCAACGGCGGCTGGCACGACGCCCGGATCGAACCCTACGGTCCGATCGTGCTCGACCCCTCCGCCGCTGTCTTCCACTACGGCCAGGAGATTTTCGAAGGGCTCAAGGCCTACCGCCACGCGGACGGCTCCGTCTGGACCTTCCGTCCCGAAGCCAACGCGGCACGCCTGAACAAGTCCGCGCGCCGGCTTGCCCTGCCCGAGCTGACGGCCGAATACTTCCTTGGCGCAATCCGTGAACTGGTGGCCGTGGACAAGGAATGGGTGCCCTCCGGCGACGGCGAAGCGCTCTACCTGCGGCCCTTCATGATCGCCACCGAGGCCTTTCTGGGTGTCAGGGCAGCCCGTGAAGTGTCCTTCCGCGTGATCGCGTCGCCGGCCGGCAACTACTTCGGCGGCGAACTCAAGCCGGTGTCCATCTGGATCTCGCGTCACTACGCCCGTGCAGGCCGCGGCGGCACCGGCGACGCCAAGTGCGGCGGCAACTACGCTGCCTCCCTGATCGCGCAGCAGGAAGCCGAAGCCAACGGCTGCAAGCAGGTGCTGTTCCTGGACCAGGCCAACGACAACGCCGTGGAAGAGTTGGGCGGCATGAACGTGTTCTTCGTCATGAAGGACGGGTCTTTGGCCACTCCCGCCCTGACCGGCACCATCCTGGAAGGCGTCACCCGCATGTCCGTCATCCAGGTGGCCAAGGACATGGGCCGCGAGGTGGCCGAACGCAAGATCACCCTGGACGAGTGGCGCGACGGCGTGGCGTCCGGCGAGATCACCGAGGTGTTCGCCTGCGGTACCGCAGCTGTGATCACTCCCATCGGGGTCCTGAAGGATGACACCGAGTTCATCGGCTCCGAGGACGCCAAGGCCGGCGAGGTCACCATGGCCATCCGTGAAAAGCTCCTGGGCATCCAGACCGGCGCCGAGCCGGACACCCACGGCTGGCTCACCCGCCTGGCATAG
- a CDS encoding fumarylacetoacetate hydrolase family protein: protein MRIARFVVDSDPLYGVVEGAPGSEEITVIHGDPFFNGVERTSVRHKLEDVRLLAPIIPRSKVIGVGRNFVEHAHELGNEVPAQPLLFLKPNTAVVGPNDPVVLPEFSEEVSFEAELCVVIGRICKDVPEDRVGDVIFGYTCGNDLTARDVQKTDLQWTRAKGFDTSAPLGPWIETDLDTEDLQIQGRLNGEVRQDGSTSQMIRGVRELVSVVSQAFTLLPGDVIMTGTPAGVGLVKEGDRFEVEIEGIGRLSNPIVRR from the coding sequence ATGCGTATTGCCAGGTTTGTCGTCGATTCCGATCCCCTGTACGGCGTTGTGGAAGGTGCTCCCGGCAGTGAGGAAATCACTGTCATCCACGGCGACCCCTTCTTCAACGGCGTGGAGCGTACCTCCGTGCGCCACAAGCTGGAGGACGTCCGGCTGCTGGCGCCCATCATTCCCCGAAGCAAGGTGATCGGTGTGGGCCGGAACTTCGTGGAGCACGCCCATGAGCTCGGCAACGAGGTACCCGCCCAGCCGCTGCTCTTCCTGAAGCCCAACACCGCCGTCGTTGGCCCCAACGACCCCGTGGTGCTGCCGGAGTTTTCCGAGGAGGTCTCCTTCGAGGCCGAACTCTGCGTGGTCATTGGCCGCATTTGCAAGGACGTGCCGGAAGACCGCGTGGGCGATGTCATTTTCGGGTACACCTGCGGCAACGACCTCACGGCCCGGGACGTCCAGAAAACCGACCTGCAGTGGACCCGTGCCAAGGGCTTCGACACCTCGGCGCCGCTGGGTCCCTGGATCGAAACCGACCTGGACACGGAGGACCTGCAGATCCAGGGCCGCCTGAACGGTGAGGTGCGCCAGGACGGCAGCACCAGCCAGATGATCCGTGGCGTGCGCGAACTGGTGTCCGTGGTGTCCCAGGCGTTTACCCTGCTGCCAGGCGACGTGATCATGACCGGTACCCCTGCCGGAGTGGGGCTGGTCAAGGAGGGCGACCGCTTCGAGGTGGAAATCGAGGGCATCGGCCGGCTGTCCAACCCCATCGTCCGCCGTTAG
- a CDS encoding ABC transporter ATP-binding protein yields the protein MTNPTNVQRSRRSGSNEVPLQTRANTIVKSADHATPLEMRDITIRYGGGKGGAEAVSVVEGFDLTLHAGEMHCVAGRSGSGKTSILTVGAGLTLPTSGRVFWEGDSLESMGDDEIADRRRALIGYVDQGGALIDGMSALENVLLPAVPDGEVEQRRDMAKDLLDLVGLGRRMRHRPAQLSGGERQRVAIARALILGTRVLVVDEPTASLDRASANRIISILKDTTSDGIAVLVASHDHELVRLSDTLTELI from the coding sequence ATGACAAACCCGACGAACGTCCAGCGCAGCCGCAGGAGCGGCTCCAACGAGGTCCCCCTGCAGACCCGGGCCAACACCATCGTCAAGTCGGCCGACCACGCCACCCCGCTGGAGATGCGCGACATCACCATCCGCTATGGCGGCGGAAAGGGCGGCGCCGAGGCCGTGAGCGTGGTGGAAGGCTTCGACCTGACCCTGCACGCGGGCGAGATGCACTGCGTCGCCGGCCGAAGCGGCTCCGGCAAGACCAGCATCCTGACCGTCGGCGCGGGACTTACCCTGCCGACGTCGGGCCGCGTGTTCTGGGAAGGTGATTCGCTCGAAAGCATGGGCGACGACGAAATCGCCGACCGCCGTCGCGCCCTGATCGGTTACGTGGACCAGGGCGGCGCCCTGATCGACGGCATGAGCGCCCTGGAAAACGTCCTCCTGCCCGCCGTTCCGGACGGCGAAGTGGAGCAACGGCGGGACATGGCCAAGGACCTGCTGGACCTGGTGGGCCTGGGCCGCCGCATGCGGCACCGCCCTGCCCAGCTGTCCGGCGGTGAACGCCAGCGCGTGGCCATCGCCCGGGCACTGATCCTCGGCACCAGGGTGCTGGTGGTGGATGAGCCCACCGCCTCCCTGGACCGTGCCTCCGCCAACCGCATCATCAGCATCCTGAAGGACACCACCTCCGATGGCATCGCCGTCCTGGTGGCCTCGCACGACCACGAACTGGTGCGTCTGAGCGATACCCTGACAGAACTGATCTAG
- a CDS encoding MBL fold metallo-hydrolase, whose protein sequence is MTFNSGPVLQRSSALTQFFLAPNPGPMSLDGTNSFVLRAPAHSAVVVVDPGPEDETHLAALAGVGTVELILVTHRHADHTAGSARLHELTGAPVRAMDANHCHGGGEPLASGEVIRVAGLEIAVLATPGHTSDSACFHLPADGQNGSVLTGDTILGRGTTVLDYPDGTLGDYLASLDLLEAMGPATVLPAHGPVLPSLESAARDYRTHREERLAQIRAALARLGRDATVGEVADAVYAGVGPSVRRAAELSVAAQLSYLRGGDEGQAAPPGR, encoded by the coding sequence GTGACTTTCAATTCCGGCCCGGTCCTGCAGCGGAGCAGCGCACTCACGCAATTCTTCCTTGCCCCCAACCCGGGTCCCATGAGCCTGGACGGCACCAACTCCTTCGTCCTGCGCGCGCCCGCGCATTCTGCCGTGGTGGTGGTGGATCCCGGACCGGAGGATGAAACGCACCTGGCCGCACTGGCCGGCGTTGGCACCGTGGAGCTGATCCTGGTGACCCACCGGCACGCGGACCACACTGCCGGGTCCGCGCGCCTGCACGAGCTGACGGGCGCACCAGTCCGCGCCATGGATGCCAACCACTGCCATGGCGGGGGAGAACCCCTGGCGTCCGGGGAAGTTATCCGGGTGGCAGGGTTGGAGATCGCAGTGCTTGCCACCCCGGGCCACACCTCCGACTCCGCCTGCTTCCATCTGCCGGCGGACGGGCAGAACGGATCGGTGCTGACGGGGGACACCATCCTTGGCCGGGGGACCACCGTGCTGGACTACCCGGACGGGACGCTGGGCGATTACCTTGCATCCCTGGACCTGCTGGAGGCCATGGGCCCTGCAACCGTCCTGCCCGCGCACGGCCCGGTGCTGCCGTCCCTGGAGTCTGCAGCCCGCGACTACCGGACGCACCGGGAGGAACGGCTGGCGCAAATCCGCGCTGCACTGGCGCGGCTGGGCCGGGACGCGACCGTGGGTGAGGTGGCTGACGCCGTCTATGCCGGCGTCGGACCTTCCGTCCGGCGCGCCGCCGAACTGTCCGTGGCCGCCCAGCTCTCGTACCTGCGCGGCGGGGATGAAGGGCAGGCGGCGCCGCCGGGACGGTAG